In one Bernardetia sp. genomic region, the following are encoded:
- a CDS encoding Hsp20/alpha crystallin family protein, producing the protein MEYKNPLQLIDNLVGQANEYLSNQMVISRPAVNVSENQDSYFVQLAAPGLKKEDFEIDVSSSTLTISANKGHETSASTGKKYTRREYSFSQFKRSFSLPSHVNTDKVAAKYEDGILEIILPFIKQEPPADTRKIKID; encoded by the coding sequence ATGGAATATAAAAATCCACTTCAACTTATAGATAATCTTGTCGGACAAGCAAATGAATATCTTTCCAATCAGATGGTTATTAGTCGCCCTGCTGTCAATGTTTCTGAAAATCAAGATTCTTATTTTGTGCAGCTTGCTGCTCCTGGTTTGAAAAAAGAAGATTTCGAAATAGATGTATCTAGTAGCACTCTTACTATATCAGCTAATAAAGGACATGAAACGTCAGCTTCTACAGGAAAAAAATACACTCGTAGAGAATACAGTTTTTCACAGTTTAAGCGTAGTTTTTCACTTCCTTCACATGTAAATACCGACAAAGTGGCAGCAAAATATGAAGATGGTATTTTGGAAATAATTTTGCCATTTATAAAACAAGAGCCTCCAGCTGATACAAGAAAAAT